In Gossypium hirsutum isolate 1008001.06 chromosome D06, Gossypium_hirsutum_v2.1, whole genome shotgun sequence, one genomic interval encodes:
- the LOC107902061 gene encoding PHD finger protein ALFIN-LIKE 7 has product MEGIPHPIPRTVEEVFNDFKGRRSGLIKALTTDVDKFYQQCDPEKENLCLYGLPNETWEVNLPVEEVPPELPEPALGINFARDGMQEKDWLSLVAVHSDSWLLAVAFYFGARFGFGKNERKRLFQMINDLPTIFEVVTGNVKQLKDQSANHNGSSKSKSSAKSRQSEPQSKMVKMSPPSKDEDESGEEDEEDDEQGATCGACGDSYGTDEFWICCDICERWFHGKCVKITPAKAEHIKQYKCPSCSSKRARV; this is encoded by the exons ATGGAAGGTATACCACACCCAATACCGAGAACGGTGGAAGAGGTCTTCAACGACTTCAAGGGTAGACGCTCTGGCTTGATTAAGGCTCTCACAACTG ATGTTGACAAGTTCTACCAACAGTGTGATCCTG aGAAGGAGAACTTATGCCTATATGGACTTCCAAATGAAACCTGGGAAGTTAACTTGCCTGTTGAGGAGGTGCCTCCTGAGCTTCCAGAGCCAGCATTGGGCATAAACTTTGCTAGAGATGGAATGCAGGAGAAGGACTGGCTATCATTGGTTGCAGTTCACAGTGATTCGTGGTTGCTTGCTGTTGCTTTCTATTTTGGTGCACGATTTGGGTTTGGAAAGAATGAGAG GAAAAGACTCTTCCAGATGATAAATGACCTTCCGACCATATTTGAAGTTGTCACAGGAAATGTCAAGCAACTGAAAGACCAATCTGCGAATcacaatggcagcagcaaaagCAAATCAAGTGCTAAG TCTCGCCAATCTGAACCCCAGAGTAAAATGGTAAAGATGTCTCCACCATCTAAGGATGAAGATGAGAGTGGGGAAGaagatgaggaagatgatgaacaGGGTGCCACTTGTGGTGCATGTGGGGATAGCTACGGCACTGATGAATTCTGGATTTGCTGTGATATCTGCGAGAGATGGTTCCATGGAAAATGCGTGAAGATTACACCTGCAAAGGCTGAACATATCAAGCAGTATAAGTGCCCAAGTTGCAGTAGCAAGCGGGCTAGGGTTTGA